The genomic window CATCCGCAGCACGAGTTTTCCGGTGTTCGCTCCGTCGAAGAGCATGGTGAGGGTGCGCCCGAACGCCTCGATCCCACCCGTCTCTACTTGCTCACGAGTCACGATGAGACCGCGTCGGATCCACTCGGACATCGCGGCCATGGCTTCGGGAAAGCGCTCGAGATAATCGAAGACGATGAACCCGGACATGGAAGCTCTGTTGACGAGCAGAGACAGGTAGCGGGACGGCCCGGGCTGGGGGTCCGTTGCGTTGTAGCCGGAGATTGCCCCACACAACACAACCCGAGAACCCCGCCGAAGGCACGCGAGCGCCGAGTTCAGGATCTCGCCACCGACATTGTCGAAGTAGATGTCGATGCCTTCTGGAGCAGCTGCGTGCAGGGCCCGTCCAACGGACTCCGACTTGTAGTCGATTGCGATATCGAATCCGAGTTCGTCGGTGAGCCAGGAGCACTTCTCCGGTCCACCGGCGATGCCGATGACCCGGCATCCGTTCAGCTTGGCGATCTGGCCGACCAAGCTGCCGACGGCTCCGGCTGCACCGGAGACGAGGACGGTCTCGCCCGCCTTCATCCGACCGACATCGAGGAGCCCGAAATAGGCGGTCATTCCGGGGAACCCGAGCGCGCCGAGCCACGCGGGCGCGGGCGCGAGTTCTTCGTCGACGACGAGCACATCGGTGCCATCGGAGACGGCGTAGTCGCATACTCCGAAGTGGCCGGAAA from Prescottella sp. R16 includes these protein-coding regions:
- a CDS encoding NADP-dependent oxidoreductase; protein product: MTSVNRQVRLAKRPVGRPDDSTWEITTEPVPVPGDGQFTVRVHYVSLDPAMRGWLNDVRSYVPPVGIGEVMRAHAVGRVHASKNEKYAVGQLVSGHFGVCDYAVSDGTDVLVVDEELAPAPAWLGALGFPGMTAYFGLLDVGRMKAGETVLVSGAAGAVGSLVGQIAKLNGCRVIGIAGGPEKCSWLTDELGFDIAIDYKSESVGRALHAAAPEGIDIYFDNVGGEILNSALACLRRGSRVVLCGAISGYNATDPQPGPSRYLSLLVNRASMSGFIVFDYLERFPEAMAAMSEWIRRGLIVTREQVETGGIEAFGRTLTMLFDGANTGKLVLRMNEG